The Streptococcus sanguinis genome contains the following window.
TTCATATTGGCTTCATAGTCTAGATCTTGACTATTTCGGAGACCGCGTACAAAAGCCTTGGCTCCCAGCCTTCTGGCCACTGTCACTGCTAGTTCATTCTGAGAAGTAATAACCTCAACATTATCCAAATGCTGCAGAGCTTCTTTGACCATGCGCTCTCTGGCTTCAATTGTGAAAAAACCAGACTTTTCTCGGTTATAGAAAATCCCTACATAAAGCTTATCAAAAAGCTTACTAGCTCGCTCAATCAGGTCGACATGCCCTGTGGTCATCGGGTCAAAAGACCCTGTGAATAATCCTATCTTATCTGACATATACCGTCACCTTTGAAATTCCATATATCTTCTGCTTCCAAATGCCCAGCCCTGCAATTTCTTCTGGCAATTCAACGTCCTTGTCTGTCTCACAGACTACCAGAACATCTTGACTCAAGAGCTGACGCTCCTCCAACTTTTCAAGATTCTCCACAATCTGCTCCTTGGCATAAGGCGGATCCAAGAGAACTAAGTCAAAAGCCCCCGTCAACATTTCCAAGGCTCGGCCAGACTCCATCTTGAGCAAATCAAAACGTGTGGACTCCTTAGTCATCTGAATATTTTCTGAAATAATAGCCTGAGCTCTGCGATCCTTTTCGACTAAGACAGCTGTCTCCATACCTCGCGAAATAGCTTCAATGGCCAAACTCCCGCTCCCAGCATAAAGATCCAGCACCCGACCGCCATCAAAATAGGGACCAATCATATTAAAAATCGCCCCCTTGACCTTATCGGTCGTAGGCCTGGTCGTCTTGCCGTCCAAAGTCTTGAGGGGCCTGCCCCCGTATTTACCTGCCACAACTCTCATAAAAAACATTATAACACACATCGCACAAGAGGCCAATTTTTTGAAAACTTGACAGACAAAAAACAGAAGTGGCTCAAGATTAGAAACTTCTGTTTTCTTTTAATTTTAGTAAAAAATCAATTAATTCAGGCTGACAGTCTACCTTATCCAAGATCAGTCCCATTGACCGGCCAACCATGATATAAAAAGTTTCTGGCTTGTCTATAATCGCCACAATATCTTGATAGTCAAATCTGGCATTGTTATTCCGATTAACGACACGAAAGTCTGTCTCATAGAAGCTAAACTCCTGCTCTATATCATGCCAGAGAGGGTTGCCTCTATAAAACTTTTTAATATGTCGATTCATAGACAGGTAGTAAAGAAAAGGAAGTACAGCCACAATAACAAGAAAAGCTACGCCTGCCAAAGGTTCTCCGATAAAAAAACAGATTGCACTGCATATCAGCACCACTATCCCAGGGAGAATCAGTGAGAAGATGCCATTCTTTTTATACCAAAAGTTGGTCCAAGCGAAACGGCGGTAAGCTTCTTCTGTCATGATCGTCTTTGCTGTCATAGGAAACATCTCGCTACCTCCAGGTTAGATTCTTTCCTACAGTTTACCACATTTTTGCTCGGAATGAAAATACTCAAAGGAATAAAGCTATCTTAAATCGTAATGAAAAAACAATGAAAGAATTGCTTATTTTTTCACGATATAGTATATTATAAGATGTATAAAATATTAAGGAGATCGTTATGATTCAAGCTTATAAAAATTTCTGGCAGAACTACCTAAACTTTTCTGGTCGCTCAACGCGTTCAGATTACTGGTGGGTTGTTCTCATTCATAATATTATTCTATTACCTTTTAACTTTTCATATTTTAGTGCAGTAGCAAATAACAACAGTTCAGAAGCGCTGCAAGCTCTTTCATCCTTTGGTGGATTTTACATCATTTTCGGCCTAGTACTGTTTCTACCATCCATTGCTCTTCAAGTTCGTCGCTTACGTGATGCTGGTAAACACTGGATTTGTATTTTCTTGCCACTTATTCCCTTTATCGGCTGGTTTCTTTTAATTATGCTAAATTGTTTCCCAAGCGAAAAAGTTGAAATTCCTGAAGGTTATGATTATCAAGGACTTCAAGGCCAACACTTCAGACAAGACTCTGAAGAATAAATCTCAATTTTATCTACACATTAATAGCAGCTATTTACATGTAAAAAGACAAATCCCAAACAGCGATTTGTCTTTTAATTTATATCTGTTTCAAGATTTTCAGTCTCAATGACAGGCTGTTCATCTTGTTTAAACTTGTTGACAGTCATGTTAACACTAAGATTATACTTAAAATAGACATGCCAATCCCACTGCTAATAAAGCTACTTCACTATTAATCAGAGGCAAGAGCCCTGTCTTTTTATACCAAAAGTTGGTCCAAGCGAAACGGCGGTATGCTTCTTCTGTCATGGTCGTTTTTGCTGCTATAGGAAACATCTCGCTATCTCCAGGTTAGATTCCTCCCTACAGTTTACCACACTCTTACTCGGAATGAAAATACTCAATAAAGCACTTGCTTTTCTCAATTTCATCTGGTATACTATGTGTAACTTTTAAAACGTTACGTAGGAGGTGTAATATGTTTTCGCATGAAAAATTAAAAAAACGCCGGCTGGAGCTTAATTTGACTCAGTCTTCCATTTACCAAGAGCTGGACATTTCTCGAAAGACTTACTCTGCTTGGGAAAATGGTCTAGCAGAACCCCACGCCAAAAATCTCAGGAGGTTGGCCACCTGTCTCAAGGTCCAGGAGAACTACTTTGTGGATGAGACCAGTGCGCTCTACACCTACCCTTTACTAACTCCACCACATAAAAAAGAAGTAGACCAGCTCGCTAGTCGGCTCCTAGAGAGACAGCACAAGGTTAGCTCTCTTACAGCCTATAAGGTTCTATCTGTTGAGCTGGCTGCAGGTCGCGGTCACAGTTACTATGACAATGAAACAGACTACGAAACTGTCTACTTTGATCAAGATATCCAGCATGACTTTGCATCCTGGGTCTCTGGGGATTCTATGGAGCCCAAGTATCCCAATGGCTCTGTTGCCCTTATGAAACAGACAGGATTCGACTACGATGGGGCGGTCTATGCTCTCATGTGGAATGGCAAGACCTATATCAAAAAAGTCTACCGAGAAGCTGAAGGTCTACGCCTAGAGTCTATCAACCCTGACTACGAGGATCTCTTTGCTCCCTATGAAGATCAGCCTAGCATTGTTGGTATCGTAGTCGGACATTTTCTGCCGATTGAGGTGTAAGTTATGGCCCTATTTGATTATTCACGCGAGCCCCATTCAGACATTGCTTTTGTGGATATGAAAAGTTTTTACGCCTCTTGTGAATGCATTGCCCTCGGCCTTGACCCTTTGAAAACCTCGCTCTGTGTCATGAGTCGAATTGAAAACTCTGCCGGACTGATACTAGCTGCCACCCCTCTCTTTAAAAAGAATTTCGGTAGCCAAAATGTCAGCCGAAGCTATAATCTTCCTTTTGATGTCCACACCCGTAAGTTCAACTATGTTGCTGCCCGCAAGCTGGGACTGCCTATTACAGCAGATTATGTGCGCTTTATCGAAGACGCTGCTCAAAAGACCTTATTGGTCCCACCTCGGATGAATTACTACATCCAGAAAAATATGGAAATCCAAAAGATTTTCCAGGATTTCGCAGCTCCCGATGACATTTTCCCCTACTCAATCGATGAGGGCTTCCTAGATTTGACAAGCTCTATCAACTACTTCATTCCCGATCAGACGCTGGACCGCAGGACCAAACTAGACCTGCTTGCTGCCCGCATTCAACAGGCGATCTGGAAGAAGACTGGGATTTATGCCTCTATCGGTCTGAGCAACGCCAATCCTCTTCTCGCCAAGTTGGCCTTGGACATTGAAGCAAAACACACAAAAAAGATGCGGGTCAACTGGTCCTATGAGGATGTTCCAAGTAAGGTCTGGACTATCCCAACAATGACTGATTTTTGGGGCATCGGCCACCGAACAGCCACTCGTCTTAAGAAGCTAGACATCCATTCCATTTATGATTTGGCCCATTTTAATCCCGACATTCTCAAAAAAGAAATGGGGGTCATGGGTCTGCAGCTTTGGTTTCACGCTCATGGCATTGATGAAAGCAATGTTCACAAGCCTTATCAGGTCAAGTCACATGGCCTGGGAAATTCGCAAATTCTTCCCCGAGATTATAGACAACAGGCAGAGATTGAGCTCGTTTTCCGGGAAATGGCGGAGCAGGTCGCCATCCGACTCAGGCGGACCGGCAAGAAATGCCAGCGTGTGTCCATCTATGCCCGCTATTCCAAGCAGGAGCGCCTGCCTTCCATTCATACACAGAAAAAAATTGAACCTACCAATAACAGTGATCGACTGGCTCAAATCGTAGTTCAGCTTTTTCGTTCTAAATATCAGGGCGGGGCTATCCGACAGATTGGCGTTTTTTACAGTGACTTTGTCGATCAAGGATATGGTCTGATTTCTCTCTTTGATGACCCCCTGCAAATTCAAAAAGAAGAAGAGCTCCAGCTGACGATTGACTACATCAGAGATCGCTTCGGCTTTGCCTCTTTGCTTAAGGGATCAGCCTTGCTGGATTCCTCCCGTGCCATTGCTCGAAGCAAGCTAACCGGAGGCCATTCTGCTGGAGGGTTGGAGGGCTTATCATGACCGATCGCTCCTATCTCCCCTATCAGTCAGCTCGTGACTTTCAGGATCGTGGCATGGCTAAGTGGTCTGGCTTTTTTCTCTCTGAGCACAGCACTGCTCTGGCCAAAAAAGAACTAGATATGAGCCAGTTAACTCAGCTTGACAGGCAGGAGAAATTCCACCTGCTCAGCCAAGCCTATAGTCAGCAAGTTCCCATCAGAATCACCTTTCTCAATCAGGGCAAGCTGACCGATGTTGTTGTTACTGTCTTTCATCTGGACAGCAAACAGGTCCTCCTGCAGAAAGGTGGCCATTACAAAGTCCTTGCTATCCATCAGATTCTTTCGATACAAGCTTCAGGAGGCGCAGATGACTGCTCAGAATCTACATGAGGAACTTCAATTTGATTATTTTTCCCAGAATTACTATCAATTTCAAGAGGATTTTTATCAATTTTCCAATCTTCCCCAGCCTCTGATGGTCATGGAAGATGACATCCTACTCCACATGGCCAGCCGCCGAGTCACTTATTTCAAACTTTCCAAGACCAAAAGTTTGGACAAGAAGGACCATTACTTCCACTTTACCGTCAGCCGTCCAGATCAAGCAAACCGCCTCTGCATTTACCACTATCAAGGCCAAACAGAAGATATAAATCAATAAGCTTCCAAACTAAGTCTGGGAGCTTATTGTATGGAGTTAGCCATCTACTAGAATCTTCTCAATTCTTTCTTGCTTTAAGCTAGGGAATAATATTAAAGATTTGAGCCAGCTATATTTGAACTCGAGAAACGCCATTCTTTTTAGGTTATATACCTAGTTTATTTGTATAACCTAATTTCATATTAAAAACACCCCAAAAGTTAGATTTTCTGTCTAACTTTTGGGGTGCAAGTCATAGCAATTTGTCTTTTCTTTTATTTTTTGTCGATTTCAAAATTTTACAAGAATTATTCATCAAACAGTCCTTGCAAACCGGCGAAAGGATTGTTCTTCTCTTTTTGAGCTTCTTGAGCAGCGGCAAATTCCTCTTCCGTCATAACTTGCCAGTCTTGGCCTGACAGAAATCCTTGGCCAGCTTCTTCCTCAGCTGTTAGGATTTTCAGCGGGATATTCATCAGGATATTGTCAGCCACACTCTCGGCTACATTTATTTCACCATTTTCAATCGGCAGCACCAAGTCCTGATCAATCATATCCTGCGATGCGGTCTGTCCTTCTTCCATGAAAATTTCGTTGACTAGATAAGACTCCTTGAGTTCCACTGGCTCCATGCTACGACTGGACATCAGAGTGATGGTATAAGACAGGTCATAATCTAGAAAATAAAGGCCATCTTCATATTGAACCTTTCCTTTGGCTACAATATCCTGAACATCTAAAATCTCAGGATTGCGTTCTTTTAACTCCTCTGCCAAGTCCAGCTTTTTCTCAAAGGCTAAACCTTCTGGATTCTTTCGAATTTCTTGAATATGCAACATAAGTTCCTCTTTGTTTTTTCTTTTATTATATCATGTTTGGGCGCTCCGCTGTTATTGAAAATTATTTTGTTATAATAAATTACAAGGAGGGAAGACAATGGAACATCTAGGACAGGTTTTTAGATTTTTTTCGCGAGGCAAGGCACATCTCTTTATCCGAGGCGACTGGCGGAGAATTTTCAAAATCGATGCTCTCTCGCTTTGAAAATGGGCAGAGCGAACTGTCGGCACAGAAACTTTTTAGCGCTCTCAGGGCCATCCACACGGAAACGGAAGAATTTACCATTGCAGCTGGCATCCAGGATCATCATTCTCACAAGGAACTCTTAAGCCAAATTCAAGATCTACTTCAAGCCAATCAGCTTAACCTCTTAGAAGAACTTTATCTGGAAAAAGAAAAAATCACGCGAAAAAGTAAAAGCGCTAGCGATTGGGTTGAGCGCCTGATTGTAAAGGCCTATCTCTGTGCCCTCAAAGAGTCTGAAAAAGCCCGACCAGAAGAGCTTGATTTCCTGCATGATTACCTCTTTTCAGTTGATATTTGGGGGCGCTACGAGCTCCATCTCTTCTCTGTCTGCACTCCGGTTTTATCTCTAGATTTGTTTTCCCAATACACCAAAGAAATCCTCTCAAGAAAGGATTTCGCAGCCTTGTTTGCCAACAATCGCAACACCCTGCACACTACCTTTCTTAATGGATATTTGCTAGCCATTAGTCAGGAAAATATCACCCAGGCAGACTATTTCCAACAAGTCATTGAGCGACACTTTTACGAAGAAAATGAGACTTACTTCCGAATTGTCTATCTCTTTGCTCAGGGAGAGTTGATCTGTTTGAAAGGGCAAACAGAAGAGGGACTCACTCAAATGAAGCAAGCTGTCGACATTTTCCGAATCTTGAACTGTCAGCATAGTGCTGACTATTATCAAGAAGCTCTTGATACTGCTTTTCAAAAATATAGTAAATAATACAAATCTCCATTTTTGAACTCAGCGATGTTGAGTTGGAAAGTGGAGTTTTTTGATGCAAAATACACTCCAACTTACTCATTTTAACAATTGCACTCAAAAATCGTTGAATATATGCAACATTTCCTGTGGCTTAGATTTTCTATTTTATACTAAAAACAGAAAGAGCTAGCGCAAGTCACTTTCAGAATTATACCACTTGCTTATGAAACCTAACCAGTTGCCGAAAAGCCCTTGTTTTTGGCTTTAAACGGTCTATAATGGCCATCAGAAAGAGAAAAAAAGCTAGATTACAGATGTGCCCAATCAGCTTTTATACACTCTTGTCGTTTAGAAAAGGAGTCTACGATGAAATTATTCTTTAAAAATGGGGTCTATGCCTCACTCAGCCTTTCCCGAATCTTCAATACCTTAGGAGCTTCTATTTTCAATATCGTTTTTGTGGTATTTGCTTCCAGCATGCCCAATCCCAAGTTTGCTATTGCTGTGGCTAATTTTATCGTCCTGGTTCCGACATTCTTTACTATCTTTGCTGGTATCAAAGCTGACAAGACCGTTCATAAGGCTCGTTGGCTGATTCATTTTGGTTATCTTCAGGCCCTGCTCTTTGTCCTTGTTGCCTTCATGACTCGCTCCAGCTCCTATCTAGCCTTTTCAGCCGTCTGCTTGATGAATATTCTTTCAGATATTATCAGCGACTATCGCAGCGGTCTCCAAATGCCGATTTTAAAAAAGAATGTTCCAGAGAAAGACCTTATGGAAGCTTTCTCTTTTACCCAGCTTATCAGCTTTCTTTGCAGCCTGGCCGGACAAGCTTTGGGAGTTTGGCTCTTAACCGTCAGCCAGCAAGACTTTTTCCTAGTTGCTTTGGTTAACGCCTTGACCTTTCTCCTATCCTCCACCATCCTCTATCTAGTCCGCCGCCGATTGACCCATGACCCCGTCGTAATTTCTGAGAAAAAAGCTCCTCTGAAGGAAGAGTTGAAGAAAATGTACACATCGTCCAAACTCATCTTCGAACAGAAAGGTTCTAACAGTTTTCTCAAACTGCTGGCTCAAATCCTAGTCGTCAACGCTATGGCAGGTTCTCTTATAGCTCTTTATAATCTCTACTTGCTGGACAATCCTATCTTCCAGCTGTCCTATAGCCAGTCGCTCTTGGTTCTTCAGACAGCTCTTGTCCTAGCCATGGTCATCGCTAGCCTGACTCCCCACGATTACTTTAGCCGCCTAGCGCTTAATCAGCTCATCATCTGGGCTGCTCTTACCATGATTCTGCTTGCTGTCAGCAACTTCTTGCATCTGCCTGTTTTCGTTGGCATTGCTTTTGGATTTTTACTAGCTTATATCTCTGGCAAAATAAACCCCAAAATTAATACTCTCTTACTGAGCAAGTTGTCTTCCGATGTTCTCGCTCAGACTTCCAGCTTTCTGAGTCTGCTCTTTTCTTTCTCTGTTCCCTTTGGTACTATGGTCTTCAGCAGTCTAGCCCTCTGGAATATGAATGCTAGCTGGCTCATCTTCAGCTTTATAGGTGTGATTGCTCTGCTCTTATCTATTGAGAAAAAGAAAGATGTTAATGAAAGATGATAGATTCTTGTTTCTAAATTTATTCTCCCAGAAGACAGCAAAAAACGATAACTTCCAAATAAAGAGTTATCGTTTTTGTGTATTAGAAAGCTAAAGATTAAGTTTCATTTAGTCTATTCTATTGCTATTAGTTCCAGCCGAAGCGTCTGCCTCTACCATTGCGGTCGAAGTACATCCAACTTCCATCTTCTAGCTGAATCCATTTATTGCGTGCCATTTCACCTGATTTCGGATCAAAGTAACGGTTAGCACCATTGACATAGACAACCTTGCCTTTGACTTGCTTGCCGTCTTGGTCGAAATAGAGGGTCTGTTGGCCGACCTGCTGCAGACCTGTTACTGCTTTACCAGCCTGATCGAAGTAATACCATTCATTCTTGGCACCTTCTGCAAACTTGCCGACTGCCATTTCTCCTGAATTAGCATCGAAGTAACGGATCGTTTTATCAGCCAGAGTTACGACTTGACCCTTGACTTGCTTGCCATCTTGGTCAAAGTAAAGCACTTGCTTGTTGATGGTTTGTAGACCAGTCACAGCCGTACCAGCCTGATCGAAGTAATACCATACATTCTTGGCACCTTCGACAAACTTGTTGACAGCCATTTCACCTGAGTTGGCATCAAAGTAACGGATACTCTTGTCTGCAAGTGTCACGACTTGACCCTTGACTTGCTTACCATCTTGGTCGAAGTAAAGTGTTTGCTGGCCAAGTTTTTGAAGACCTGTTACAGCAACACCATCTGCTCCGAAATAGTACCAGTCACTTGGATTATCTCCTTGGGCAAAGCGATTAGCAGCAGCGTTACCTGAATCCTTGTCAAAGTAACGAAGTTTACCATCCTTGGCACGCGCAATCTTGCCCTTGACTTGGTAGCCGTTTTGGTCGAAGAATTGCTGATTGCCACCCAGAGTTACCAAACCTCTAGCCATGACACCCTTGGCATCAAAGTAACGCCAGTTTTGGCCATCAGTAGTGTAGTAGCGATTAACGATTTTAGCACCAGTCTTATCGTAGTAGTACTGATTGCCATTTTCATCTTCACGGAGAGAGTCTCGCAGCTGAATACCATTCTTGAGGAAATAAACTTGCTTGCCATCAATTTCTTGCGCGCCTGTCACCAGATAGCCGCGGTTATCGAAGTAATACCAATTTCCATTTTCATCTTGGATAAAGGAATTTCTAGCTTGATAGCCACTAGTTGAATAGTACTTGAACCCAGTAGTATCTTTGACAAATCCTGTATAAGCTTTCTTATTGACCAGTTGCTTAGGCAGTACCATCTCACCATTCTTGTTGTTGAGATATTCGTTGCTAGCCCAGTCTTTAAGAACATAGTAAGCACCACGACCCAAGATATTGGTACCGTTGAAGTATTTGGCTGACCACTTGGTAATCTTCTCATCAGTCGTCATCTTTTGACCGTTGGAAATTTGTACTCGTTCAAAGATTTCCGGGTATTTAGCTTTGAGTTCATCCAAGAAGGCTCCACCATACTTGCCTTGATAGTCTGTACCATTCGTTCTAGTATTGGCAACGTAAAGTTTTTCCTTGATTTCTGCGCCTTCACGGTAGGTTCCGTAGTTATTGACACGAGTTGCTGTTACTACTTCCTTGCCTGGCAGATTGTAGATTTGGTCTGGAACCCAGTCTGCAATGGCTTGGATATTGACACTATGAAGAGCACGGAGAGCATTGAGCAAGTCATTTAAAGAACCATATTTATTGTTCTTGCTCATTGCCATATCATAGCGGTCTTCAAAGGCATAACCATTCTGGATGATAGAGTCTAGGAAAGTACCGTCTTGGCTAGATACATACTGAGGTGGCAGCTCAAACGAAGTCACTCCCCATTCCTTGAAGAGGTTGACATTTTTAGCAATGACTTTATTAGTATACTGGTCATCACGGGTTGCAAAGTCTTGGAAGTTAGAGAAACCTTCGTAAATCAGCTGAGAATCAAGGGCTGCGCTAGATTCGTAAACCTGACCGCTGGCATTTTTCTTCTTGCTGGCTGTTACACGTGCATCCTGATCTGCCTTAGCACCAACTGGTACCCAAACAGCCAGATAACCAGAAACTTGGACATTGCTGTAGCCTGCGATATCATTCATATCAAAGGTCAAAATACCATTGGCATCTGTCTTCTTCCAGAGCGATTGCGGCACTTCTTCGTCAGTTAGATAGCGGGAAATGCCATCTTTAGTCGTCAAGAGTACAGGACGGTAGTATTGATTCTTATGGGCTGCTCCCATATTGACTTGCAGTTTATCCCACTCGTTCAGCTTGAGATTCGGGTTATTAGAAGCAATAACTGCCATCCCTTGGGTACGGGTCTCTTCTGTTCCTTCATCCGTTGCTTCGTTGGCACCAGTACCATAACGAACAGAAGTCAAAATTCCATTGTAAGACCATTTATCCGCCTCACGAGGCACACCCATATAGGTGACTTTCATGTCCTGACCGCCAGCTACATACTTAATACGAGCCCGTAACAAGGCATCGATAGCGTCATAGTAAGGAGATTTCTTCTCCATATATTGGCCGTCATCTGTATAGAGATCACCATAGTAGACCCGAGTGACAGAGTCTTTATTGGAGAGCATGAGAGCATGAGCAGTTGGGATATTGAACTGCGTATACTTCTTGTCCGCCTTGCGCATATCTTCGTTGTAGATCTTGAAGGCTTGCTTGAGCTCATCCATGGTAAAGGTCAAACCATCAGTATTTGGATTGATATTTTCCCGAATGATGTCGGCAATAACGGTTTGCACTTCACTGTCATGAGCCCGAACAAAGATATAGTTGGCCATCCGCTCGCCATTTTTCTTTTCAGTAGAACGGTCATTCAGACTATTAGTAATCGTTGGCTCTACTCCGCTACGGACAGAAAGCTTACGCATGAAGGAATAAAGCAAGGACAGACGAAGTTTGTTGTCAATCGCTAATTGAGCACCCTTGGTGTCTTTATTATAGTCAGGGTCGTTGTCAGACCAAGCTTCTAAAATAGACAGGTGCTTAATAGCCTGCTCTTCACTTTCTCCAACCTTGTAGCGAGACTTGAAGTAGTCAGAGGCAATTTGGAGCAAGTCCGCATTGACGTTGTCTACCGCATCGACACGAACCCCGTCAAAGTTAGCAGTCGGATCATTGGCTACGATGCTTCCGAAGTTCATCATAAAGTGCAGCCAGTTGAGTTGCTCAGCCTGAACAGCTGGATTAGAGTTGTCAAAGTCGTTAGCTAGCAGGAACTCATAACCACCGGTTGACTTGTCAATGAAGTACTTAGGTGTACCAGTTTGGTTGGTTGGTGTGCGGTTCAGGATGCGGTACTTAGAATTAGCATGAGAAGTCTTCTCACTATTAGTATAAAGCAGAGCTCCGCCTTGCAAGTGATCCTTATTAGTACCGGTTGTTTCAGACTCCGTCTTGATGTTCCAGTTTGGCTGAGTTTTGACAAATGCGCCCATCAGTGTTCTCAGCCATTTAGTATCGCCTTCTTTACCGATTCTTTCTTCAATTTTGCGCTGAACCTGCTGAGAAGCACCTGTCAGGATAGCTTGTTCCACTTTGTTTTCAAAAGCTCCTGCTCCCAGGCCTTGCTGGTTCATATAGTTGAGATAGCTAACCTGCGTTTGCTTATCAGGCCACCAAGCCATTAAAAGGGGACGTAGGTCTGTTTCTGTTGATGCTGTCCATGTTTTTCCATCCTTGAGGATAGCTTTTGGACGGTACCAGCTATCTGCTGTCAAATAGCCATCTACTGTTTCGATGTCCTTATCCGTTGTACCATGGAAGGCATTCATTCTGGTAAATTCATTGTTGAGGCTGCTAGTACCTTGCTGGAATTGATACTCAGCTGAATCAATCAATGCTCCGGTCTCTGCATCGAAATAAAGAATTTTTCCATTGAGTTCAACTGCAAAATTCTTTTTAACTGTACCGTCGTCCTGAACATAGTATTTCTTGCCATCAATGGTCTTGATGTGAGCCAACACATCATCATCATGCTCAGTATTCACAGGCGCATCTTGAGCTTGAGCAGCCACCATTTTTTCAGCTATTGCTCCCTGTCTTTGAGCAGGTTCTGGTAAACGGTCTTTCTTTGCAACTTTTGGATTTGCAACAATCTTGTCTGAAACAGTCTTTTTTGCTTGTTTGTCAACAGCCTGCTTTTGAACAGTTGCTGGACTTGCTTGTCTATCCTGATTAGCTGCTTCCGTTTTAGCAGTTTCTGATGCTGTGTTAGCTGCTTTTGCTTCTTCAACAACGGCTGCCTTTTCTGTAGCTGCTGCTTCTGCTACTGCCGGCTTAGCTGGCTCTTGAGTATCAGTTTTAGCAGCTGCCTCTGTATTTCCTGCACTCTCAGCAGTCTTTTCACTAGCTACAGCAGCATCAGTCCCCTTGTCTGCAGAAGTTGCTTTTTCTGCTTCTAGTTGAGAAGCTGAGCTAGCTTGTGCTTGGGCAGCTTGATCCGGGCTACCAGTCTGGACTGTAGTTGACTCTTGAACTGCCACCTGCTTAACATCATCGGCATGGACAAGACCTGCTTCTAGACCAAGTACTTTTGGTGCTACAATAAGTGCTAAGGTAGTCACACCGATGGCTACCCAATTCTTCTTAACTTTATGCATCTTATAATGAATTTTTTTCTCCATCATAAAACCTCCTTCTGAATTTGGTATAAAGTTTTACCTTTATTTTATCCTTTTTCAGAGGAGGGCCTATTTTATTTGCACATCTGCAACTGCGAAAGGCAAATTCTTTCAAACTGGGCTTTGAGCTTCTGAGCAACACCGAAGGAATCTAAAAATTCCAAAAGAGATAGGCATTGCTCAATATCACTCAGAGCATGGCTATTCCCAACCTTATAGGAATAAAGCGCCTTATGATACTTAATCAGCATCCGATCATAGAGATCTGTTTCAGGGATTTTTGAATGGTCAATATAATTGAGGAACTTCATAGCAATCTGTAGATGATTTCCCTCTATACAAACGCTGATAACATTGAGCAGCATCTTGATAATACGCCGGCGATTCTCCGGTAGGTCATTATAAAACTGGGTCCGATTGA
Protein-coding sequences here:
- a CDS encoding glucosyltransferase, whose amino-acid sequence is MMEKKIHYKMHKVKKNWVAIGVTTLALIVAPKVLGLEAGLVHADDVKQVAVQESTTVQTGSPDQAAQAQASSASQLEAEKATSADKGTDAAVASEKTAESAGNTEAAAKTDTQEPAKPAVAEAAATEKAAVVEEAKAANTASETAKTEAANQDRQASPATVQKQAVDKQAKKTVSDKIVANPKVAKKDRLPEPAQRQGAIAEKMVAAQAQDAPVNTEHDDDVLAHIKTIDGKKYYVQDDGTVKKNFAVELNGKILYFDAETGALIDSAEYQFQQGTSSLNNEFTRMNAFHGTTDKDIETVDGYLTADSWYRPKAILKDGKTWTASTETDLRPLLMAWWPDKQTQVSYLNYMNQQGLGAGAFENKVEQAILTGASQQVQRKIEERIGKEGDTKWLRTLMGAFVKTQPNWNIKTESETTGTNKDHLQGGALLYTNSEKTSHANSKYRILNRTPTNQTGTPKYFIDKSTGGYEFLLANDFDNSNPAVQAEQLNWLHFMMNFGSIVANDPTANFDGVRVDAVDNVNADLLQIASDYFKSRYKVGESEEQAIKHLSILEAWSDNDPDYNKDTKGAQLAIDNKLRLSLLYSFMRKLSVRSGVEPTITNSLNDRSTEKKNGERMANYIFVRAHDSEVQTVIADIIRENINPNTDGLTFTMDELKQAFKIYNEDMRKADKKYTQFNIPTAHALMLSNKDSVTRVYYGDLYTDDGQYMEKKSPYYDAIDALLRARIKYVAGGQDMKVTYMGVPREADKWSYNGILTSVRYGTGANEATDEGTEETRTQGMAVIASNNPNLKLNEWDKLQVNMGAAHKNQYYRPVLLTTKDGISRYLTDEEVPQSLWKKTDANGILTFDMNDIAGYSNVQVSGYLAVWVPVGAKADQDARVTASKKKNASGQVYESSAALDSQLIYEGFSNFQDFATRDDQYTNKVIAKNVNLFKEWGVTSFELPPQYVSSQDGTFLDSIIQNGYAFEDRYDMAMSKNNKYGSLNDLLNALRALHSVNIQAIADWVPDQIYNLPGKEVVTATRVNNYGTYREGAEIKEKLYVANTRTNGTDYQGKYGGAFLDELKAKYPEIFERVQISNGQKMTTDEKITKWSAKYFNGTNILGRGAYYVLKDWASNEYLNNKNGEMVLPKQLVNKKAYTGFVKDTTGFKYYSTSGYQARNSFIQDENGNWYYFDNRGYLVTGAQEIDGKQVYFLKNGIQLRDSLREDENGNQYYYDKTGAKIVNRYYTTDGQNWRYFDAKGVMARGLVTLGGNQQFFDQNGYQVKGKIARAKDGKLRYFDKDSGNAAANRFAQGDNPSDWYYFGADGVAVTGLQKLGQQTLYFDQDGKQVKGQVVTLADKSIRYFDANSGEMAVNKFVEGAKNVWYYFDQAGTAVTGLQTINKQVLYFDQDGKQVKGQVVTLADKTIRYFDANSGEMAVGKFAEGAKNEWYYFDQAGKAVTGLQQVGQQTLYFDQDGKQVKGKVVYVNGANRYFDPKSGEMARNKWIQLEDGSWMYFDRNGRGRRFGWN